taaaattggaagaaaattgaattcgagGAATAACGAACGGTGAATCCTAATTTGTGAAAACAAAGCACGTGTAGTTGCAGACACAAATACGGGAGGCCATCCAGTAGTACTGGTCGTTGTTGTTGTGTGTCTGTGGTGTGGTTGTGcttctcttcttttcctcttATGGCTCGCCGGACCATGTGACCACCACGCCGGCCATCTGCACCCTCCAGCTCTCACCCGTCTATTTTCGCGCATCGTATCGACTTGGAGTCGTGCCAAATTGAGCGCTCCACCCAATGTCTCCCCTTCTAACCCTTCCCACCATAGATGGCCAGCCAGCTTCTCCACCCGCCCCTATTATTCTTGTTGTGTATGCTACTGCTTTTGAGCTAGTTCTGGAGCTGGCTGAGCCGACCGCAATTCCTCAATAGCGAGACAAAGACCAAGAGCAGAAGCACAATTGGGTTGTGCCTCATTTTGAATGCTATGcgaatttcttctttttattcaACTTACCACATGGTGGAACAGTCTTGAAATCGATCCATGCATCACCGTGATGCTTTAAAATCGAATGATGTGGCGATGATGGATGagctgaaatattattttttcagaatattactttttttaaactaacaaTGGTGATGAGATGGACCAAGATTAACAGTCGATGGCTTCACATCTTCATCACTAATATCCTTTGGTGGAGTTGGTGGACGTGGCACGGTTTCAAACTTCTGATGTCCAAACATTTCCTCTTCGGTGAGAGACTCAACAGCTGCGGCAGCTCCAACAGCGGCTCCAAATGCAGCTCCAGTGTTTGAAGTAACCAATGGATCGAAATCATCAAGATCATTATTTTGAGCAGCGGCAGCCTTCTCCACTTCCTCTGGAATCGTTAATGGTCCCTTGCGATCAAAAGTCGTCTCATCCTCTTCAGGTGTCTGATTTCCGAACTGTGGCTTATCGTCGGACAATGGAGCAACATCATCAGTCTCGAATGGTGGAGTTGGCTCACGTCTCAAGAAGTTGTCGACTTCATCATGAACTTTGTCTACAGTGTCGTGTATATCGACGAGTGGTTCTGGAGTCTCAATCTTTTCTGGAACTGGACTCTCTGGAAGTTGTTTCTCAGCTTCTCTGACAAAATCATCAACTGCATTTGGGACAGTTTCGTGCACAAAATCGCCGACTCCATCATAAGCTTTGTGCAAGCTATCGACAATTGGCTCTTTCACTTGCTCAATCTTTTGCTCAACATTATCGAGCAATTCACGTCCAATTTCATCACCACTGTCGACCGCTTGCTTCTTGTATTCCGAAGCCGATTCGACGGCATCTTGCACGAGTTTACGAGCTTCCTCAGCAATCGGAGATTCGAGAAGAGCAGCCGTCGGTGCGTTGTCGTTGAAATAATTCTTTTCGATGACGTCGTTGTGATGGGAagacatctgaaattttaaaatattatgacaaattttgaga
This is a stretch of genomic DNA from Caenorhabditis elegans chromosome V. It encodes these proteins:
- the ret-1 gene encoding Reticulon-like protein (Confirmed by transcript evidence), which codes for MSSHHNDVIEKNYFNDNAPTAALLESPIAEEARKLVQDAVESASEYKKQAVDSGDEIGRELLDNVEQKIEQVKEPIVDSLHKAYDGVGDFVHETVPNAVDDFVREAEKQLPESPVPEKIETPEPLVDIHDTVDKVHDEVDNFLRREPTPPFETDDVAPLSDDKPQFGNQTPEEDETTFDRKGPLTIPEEVEKAAAAQNNDLDDFDPLVTSNTGAAFGAAVGAAAAVESLTEEEMFGHQKFETVPRPPTPPKDISDEDVKPSTVNLGPSHHHSHPSSPHHSILKHHGDAWIDFKTVPPCVLDVIYWRDAKKSAIVLSLALLVLFVLAKYPLLTVVTYSLLLALGAAAGFRVFKKVEAQIKKTDSEHPFSEILAQDLTLPQEKVHAQADVFVEHATCIANKLKKLVFVESPLESIKFGLVLWSLTYIASWFSGFTLAILGLLGVFSVPKVYESNQEAIDPHLATISGHLKNVQNIIDEKLPFLRSAPVAAEEKKDQ
- the ret-1 gene encoding Reticulon-like protein (Confirmed by transcript evidence), whose translation is MDSPSDLSPNAPPVGFENTAQFLEKLQQEDRPSAEGSIDSSGFEKVDHEGLDEFAAPPVHDPMQKSVFGSLGSDDMMSSHHNDVIEKNYFNDNAPTAALLESPIAEEARKLVQDAVESASEYKKQAVDSGDEIGRELLDNVEQKIEQVKEPIVDSLHKAYDGVGDFVHETVPNAVDDFVREAEKQLPESPVPEKIETPEPLVDIHDTVDKVHDEVDNFLRREPTPPFETDDVAPLSDDKPQFGNQTPEEDETTFDRKGPLTIPEEVEKAAAAQNNDLDDFDPLVTSNTGAAFGAAVGAAAAVESLTEEEMFGHQKFETVPRPPTPPKDISDEDVKPSTVNLGPSHHHSHPSSPHHSILKHHGDAWIDFKTVPPCVLDVIYWRDAKKSAIVLSLALLVLFVLAKYPLLTVVTYSLLLALGAAAGFRVFKKVEAQIKKTDSEHPFSEILAQDLTLPQEKVHAQADVFVEHATCIANKLKKLVFVESPLESIKFGLVLWSLTYIASWFSGFTLAILGLLGVFSVPKVYESNQEAIDPHLATISGHLKNVQNIIDEKLPFLRSAPVAAEEKKDQ